The window CTTGAGATCGGCGGGTCCACCTTGGGCCTTCATCCGCAAATCTTTGCGCTCGGCAGCCGACGGAGGACTGCTGACGCCAGGGGCCGCGCCGGGTTGGCGCGCGGGATGTTTCTCCTCCAGCAGTTTGTCGTGAACCTCTTGGCGCTGCTGATCAGGAAGTTGCTTGGGAAGCTGGCTGCGATTCAACTGCGCACCGAGCGGTGCATCGCTGGGTTCGATCACCGCGCCAGGAGCTGGTTGAATAGGGGCGGGAACTGGATCCACAGCGGCAGGGGACGGATCAACCGGGGTCGGAGCAGTCGGCGCGGCTGCAATTCCTTGAGGAGCTCGCACCACAGGAGCCGGTGGAACCGGAGATGGCGCGAGAGGAGCGGGCGGAGCAGGAGCGACTTGAATCGCATCGGCTCCTACTGCTGGCGAACCTTTCTTCGCAGCCCCGCCAAAAGCGCGGCCGTCGCCGGCTTCGCGCTTCGCGCTGCTGTCTCCGCCACCCGGCGAGCCGCCGCGCTGCAATTGATTCACAATGCCGCCGCCACCGGCACCGCCGCCAGCCATCGAGCCGTTGGAGCTGCGCGGCTCCGTCGACCGATCGAGCATCAGAGCCTGACGCTGAACCTGCTCGCCAGTTGGGCGGGCTTCGTCGGCAGCCGGGAGCTGACGTTCGACTTGATCTTGTTTTCTGGCGTCCTGTTGTTTGGCGGGAGCTTCTTTTGCCATCGCCCGGCGACGCATCTTGAGCTGCTCGACTTCGACCTCAGGATCGCGTGGCAACGAGAACTGGCCCGTGATGACGCCTGTCTGCGGATCGGTTTGCCACATGGGCTCGACAACATCTCCGCCTCGGCGATTTTCAACCATCAGCTCGCTCGTCGGCGGCGTGGTCGTTTGCTTCGAGAACTGCTTCAAGTCGACCATCGAAAAACCGACTTGATCGCCGGGCTTCGCCGTCGGCTTTTCCAGGAGCATGAGCGTGCGCGATTGTTCGGACGCGACTTGCAACTTCGTCGAGACCACGCCTCGCTCGCCGGCGGGAACTGCTTCCACTCGCAGCCCGCTGCGAACCAGCTCGCCGGGCAGCTGAGCTTCGCCGCGGCCGTTGCTGTTTGTCTTCACCTGTTGGCGGAAGATTTCGCGGCCCGCTTCATCGACCAGGCGAACCGCAACTTCCGCAGCCCGGCCGTTGTTGTCGATTCCCGTGGTCTCGATCCCGACAGTTTGCGAAACACCTTCGGGCGTATTTGCCGGTGCGGTGATGGTTGTGAAGTAGTAGTCCACCTGCGCGACGGACGTCGTCAGGCCTTGCGGTTGATACAAACCAAACGCCACGAGCAGGAGCAGCGCAACCGTGCCGGCGATGGCCAACCAGTTGCCACTCGCGCCGCGACGTTCTTTTTGTTTCCAGGACTTGTCGCTCTTGGCAGGAGAAGAGCGCGTGGCGCCTTTGCCAACCTTCGCCTCGGGACCAGCAGAAATCTGCAGCGAGGTATCTTCGACGCGGGCGGCCCGGCCAACCAGCTCGGCTTGCAGGCGAACCTCGGAATACAAACGAGCGATGGCGGGATCCGACTTGATCCGCGTGCGCAGCGCCGCTTCTTCGTCGGCGTCGAGCAGACCGTAGGACAACTCCCACAACTGCTGCCGCAGCAGTGCTTGTTGCTCTTCAGCGTAGTTCGGTTTGTCGGGTTGGTTCTTCATCGGACGATCATCGCTCATCAGTCTTCGTTCCCGCCGCCTGAGCACTCTTCCGTGAGCTACCCGGCAGGCTTGCAGTTTCCCTTGCTAGTTCTTCGGCAATCCTCTGGTCGTCTATCCCTCTCCCAATACTTCGCGCAGCCGCGTCAGTGCCAGCCGCATCCGCGTCTTCACCGTCCCCGAGGGAATCGCCAAGGTCTCGGCGATTTCTTCGTAGGTCAATTCGCCGTTCTGCCGCAGCAGAAAGACTTCCTTTTCTTCGTCGCGCAATTGCCCCAGCGCACCGCGCAGCCGTTGCAATCGCTCGTCGTGTTCCACAATTTCATCCGGTCGTTGTTCGTTGCCCGCCAGCGAGGTTTCGTCCTCGGGCAAGCCTTGTCGCTTCCGTCGCCACGCGGTCTCCCGCAGGTCGCGACCTGTGTTCAGAGCAATTCGAAAAATCCAAGCCTTTAGGTTTTGAACCCCGGCGACCTGGTCCTGATGCTTCCAACACTTCAGGAAGGCTTCTTGCAAGGCATCGCGGGCATCCTCCAAATTCCCCACCAGGTAGTACAGCGTGCCGAGCAATTCGGACTGGTGAAGCGCAAACGCGTCCTCCAACGACCGAGCCGGGCGCGTAGCCGGCTGGACCGCGGTATCGCTGACTGCTTTGCGGGAGGGGGATGCCACACTCATGCCTTCTTAACAGTAGACGACGCGCTCACCGGTTTTGATTTGTCGCTGCTGGCATTCAGAAGGTTTTCTAGCAGAAACCGGGCGGGGGGAGGAATGCAGAAGGGAGAAGGCAGAACGCAGAAGTAGGCCAGCCGACGGCTGGTCGTCGACGTAAGTCGCCATAATTCCATGGCTTACGTCAATTGGCAAAGGGGCCGCTACGATCGTAGGGCGGACCATTGGTCCGCCCTGGATGTGGGTACGACGCCAAGAAACGCAACTCGCCGCACCGAGATGGACCAATGGTCCGTCCTACGGATTCCGAATTACCGCCACTTCTTCTCGCGGCTCAGCACTTCATCGAGGGCCGCCAGTTGCATCGCGTCGGCGGTCGCGCCGGTGCTTGGCGTGGCCGACGAACTCCGCAGCGATTGCAAGGTGCTGGTTCGCTTCGACAGGGTCGAAGCAATCGTCGACTTCACGGCAGAACTCGTCGACGTTGTTGACTTCGTTGTGGTGGATTTTGCCGCAGAAGTTTTCGATGTTGATGTCTTTGCCGTGCTCGTGCTGGTGTTAGCTGCGGCTGCCTGTTGCTGAGTCGCAACGACCGGCGAATCATCTTCGATGGCCTCGCCCGCCGCGCTCGTGTTCGTAGCCGCGAGTGGAGCAACGTCTTCGCCTGCCGAAGAAGAATCATCGGCGACGAATTCCGCCGCGGCGGCGTTGTTGTTCGCAGCGGCTGCGGCAGCATTGGCGTTGTTGCCGGCCGACACCACCGACGGCACTGTGGCATTGAAGATCGAATCGGCCAGAGTTTGGTTGCCCGCGAGTTCGGCGGCCCGGCCGTTGATCACTCGCAGCGTTTGCGCGAAGGCTGGTGTGGAAGCGAGGAACAACCGCTTGGTGACGAACTGCGGCAGCAAGCCGAGCTCGCCAAAGTTGTTGCCCGTGCCGGCCTCGGCAGCGTCGAGAGTGATGGCGCTGATTTTGTCGTTCGCCAGCGTGCCGCCTTGAGTGCCGACGACGTCGGTGCCGTCGAACATCGTCGTCGGCTGCGTCTCGGTGATCGCATAAGTCCCGCTGAGTAAGTTCGTGAACGAGTAACTGCCGTCGTCAGCCGACATCGCGGTGAGCGTGATCGCGCTGCCGCCGGTCGGTGTGCCCGTGAGGGTGATCGTCACGCCCGGGATGCCCACTTCGCCGGCATCCTTCACACCGTTGTTGTTGCCATCGACATAAGCGAAGCCGCTGAGCGTAGCCGTGCCTGGATCTTCGGTGATTGTGCCCGTGCCAACTGAGCTGGCGGCGGGAATCGTCACGTTCCGCGCACCACCGCCAGTGAAGGTCGGGTTGCTGAGCGTAACGGTGAACGTTTCATTTGGTTCATCGATCGCGTCAGAAGCGACATTGAAGCTGAGCGGCGTATCGGGAGAGGTCTTGCCGGCGGGAATGACGACCGTGCCGGTCTTCGTGAGTGTGCCAAAGTCGGGATCGGTCGTCGAGCCGTTAGTGAAGGTATAGGTCACCGTCACATCGACATCGGCAGGCTGCGTCATCGTGATCGGCAGCGTGATCGTCTTGGTTCCCGACGACGGCTCGATCACCGTCGCGTTGCCAATGCTGATCGTCGCCGAGTCATCGTTGGTCACGGTTCCCGTCGCGATTTTTTCCGTTGCCGACAGCACCACGCTGCTGCGATCGGGCGTGCCGAGCGTCACGGTGAACGTCTCATCGGCTTCGACCGTGGTATCGCCGAGCACAAGGAAGGCGGGAATCTTGACCGATGTCGAACCGGCGGGAATCGTCACGTTGCCGGACTTGGTCAACGTGCCGCTGAAGTCGTTGTCCTTTGTGGTGACGTTGGCAAAGGTCCAAGGAATGGTGACGTCGACCGCAGCCGCTTTGTCGATGGTGACCGTGAACTCGAAGTTCGTATTGCCGCTATTCCCTTCGGCTTGCGTGACCGCCTTGATGCTGGCCGTCGCCGTGTCGTCGTTCTGCACGGTGCCGGTGCCGATCTTGGCGGTGGAGGAGAGGACCACTCCCGCCGTTTCCGGCGTGCCGAGCGTCACCGTGAAGGTTTCGTCAAGCTCGACCAGTGTGTCGCCGTTGACGAGGAATGAGGGAATGGTGGCCTTGGTTTGACCGGCGGGGATTGTGACCTTGCCGCTCTTCGTCAGGCTGGCGGCGAAGTCGCTATCAGCCGTAGTGACGTTGGTGAAGGTCCAGGGAATGACAACATCGACAGAGGAAACCTGATCGATCGATACTTCGAAATCGAAGTTCGTCGTGCCACTATTTCCTTCGGCTTTCGTCACGGCGTTGATGCTCGCCGTGATCGTGTCATCATTCTGAATCGTGCCGGTGCCGACCTTGGCGGTGGCACTCAGTGTCGCACCAGCAGTCTCGGGCGTACTGAGCGTGACGGTGAACGTTTCGTCGGCTTCAAAGGCGGTGTCGCCGACCACGGCAAACGTTGGCGAGATCTTCACCGAGGTCTGGCCTGCGGGAATCGTCACCTTGCCAGTTTTCGTCAAGTTTGAAAAATCAGCATCGCTGGTCGTGACGTTAGCGAATGTGTAGGGCACCACCACATCGACGCCGGCAGCTTTGTCGATCGAAACAGTGAAGTCAAAATTCTTCGTGCCGCTGTTCCCTTCGGTTTGCTGCACCTTGTCAGTGATGCTCACGACTACCGCGTCGTCGTTGGTGATCGTCCCCGTGCCCACCTTTGCATTGTCGTTGACAATCGCAGTTGCTGTCTCCGGCGTGCCGAGCGTGACCGTGAATGTCTCGTTCGCTTCAAGCGTAGTGTCGCCATTGACCGGGAAAGAGGGCGTGATCTTGGCCGAGAGTTGGCCAGCAGGAATGGTGACCTTACCGCTCTTCGTCAGCCCAGCGCCAAAGTCGGCGTCGTTGGTCGTGACGTTGGTGAAGGTCCACGGAATGACCACGTCGACTGACGAAACCTTATCGAGCGTGACGGTGAAATCGAAATTGGTCGTGCCGCTATTACCTTCGTTCAGCGTCTTGCTGTCGATGCTTGCGACGACCGTGGTCACATCGTTGATGGTGCCCGTGCCGACAGTGTTGGCGGCGGCGAGCACTGCACCCGTTGTTTCCGGCGCTGCGAGCGTGACCGTAAACGTCTCCGGCGTTTCGCTGATCAAATCCCCCGCGACCGGAAACGCGCCGGTGATCTTGGCCGAAGTCGCACCGGCTGGAATCGTGACCTTGCCGCTCTTTGTCAGCCCTGCGCCGAAGTCGGCATCGCTGGAAGTGACGTTCGTGAACGTCCACGGCACGACGACATCGATATCAGCGGCAGCGCTCAGCGTGACGGTGAAATCAAAGTTCTTCGTGTTGCCGTTGGCTGGCTCGACGTCATTCACACTGTTAATCGTGACGGTCACCTGGTCGTCGTTGTTGATCGTGCCGGTGCCCGTCTTCGCATTCGCATTCACGCTGGCATTGGCTGTTTCGGGCGTGCCGAGCGTGACGGTGAAGTTCTCGTTCGCTTCGAGCACCGTGTCGCCCACGACATTGAAGCTGATTTTGCCAGTGGTCGCGCCGGCGAGAATCGTCACCTTGCCGGTGGTCGCCAAGCCGCTGAAATCGGTATTTGCCGTCGTGCCGTTGGCAAAAGTCCACGGAATGACAACGTCGACGGGGGAAGCCTTGTCGAGCGTGACGGTGAAGTCGAACGCCGTCGTGCCAGAATTTCCTTCGGCTTGCGCTTTGTCTGTGATACTCGCAACGACCGCAGCCGCTTGATCGATGATCGTTCCCGTGCCGATCTTTTCCGCGTTAGCCAACACCGCGCCGGATGTTTCCGGCGTGCCGAGCGTGACCGTGAACGTCTCGTTGTTTTCAGCAAGCAAGTCGCCAGCCACTGGAAACGCGCCGGCGATCTTCGCCGATGTCGAACCGGCTGGAATCGTAACCTTGCCGCTCTTCGTCAAGCCAGCGCCGAAGTCCGCATCCACCGTGGTGATGTTAGTGAACGTCCACGGCACGACGACATCGATATCAGCGGCTGCACTGAGCGTGACGGTGAAATCAAAGTTCTTCGTATTGCCGTTCGTCGGCTCGGTGTCGGTGACGTTATTGATGCTGACAATTACAGAATCGTCGTTGCTGATCGTCCCCGTGGCTGTCTTGGCGTTGCCATTCACACTGGCGTTGGGAGTTTCGGGCGTGCCGAGCGTGACAGTGAAGGTCTCATCCCCTTCGAGCACCGTATCGCCGATGACATTGAAGCTGATCTTGCCGGTGGTCGCGCCGGCTGCGATCGTCACTTTGCCGGTGGTCGCCAGGCCGCTGAAATCGGTATTTGCCGTCGTGCCGTTGGCGAAGGTCCATGGAATGACCACATCGACGGGCGAAGCCTTGTCGAGCGTAACGGTGAAGTCGAACGCGGTGTTTCCCGAGTTGCCTTCGGCCAGCGTTTTGTTGGCGATGCTCGCGACTACCGCAGTGCTGGCATCGAGAACGGTGCCCGTGCCAACCTTCGAGGCGTCATTCAACACCGCGCCAGTCGTCTCCGGCGTGCCGAGCGTCACCGAGAAGGTCTCGTTGGTTTCGGTCAACAAATCGCCGGCGACCGGAAAGACGCCGGTAATTTGTGCCGACGTCGCACCGGCTGGAATTGTGACCTTGCCGCTCTTCGTCAGCCCGGCGCCGAAATCCGCATCGACGGTCGTGACATTGGTGAAGGTCCACGGCACGACGACATCGACCTCGGCGGCAGCACTCAGCGTGACCGTGAAATCGAAGTTCTTCGTATTGCCGTTGGCCGGTTCGGTATCGGTGACATTGTTGATGCTGACCGTCACCTGGTCGTCGTTGGTGATCGTGCCGGTGCCGACCTTGCTCTGGGCGAGTGTGACTTCGGTTTGCTCGGGCGTGCCGAGGGTTACCGAGAACGTTTCGTTCTTCTCGAGCGTGGTGTCGCCATTCACTGGAAAGCTGGGAGTGATCTTGGCAGAAGTCGAGCCGGCAGGAATCGTGACCTTGCCGGTCTTTGTTAACGCCGCGCCAAAATCAGCGTCGTTCGTATCGATATGGCTGAACGACCAGGGAATGACCACGTCGAATGCAGCCGGGTGATCGATCGTCACTGTGAAATCGAAGTTCGTCGTGCCAGCGTTCCCTTCGACCTGCGTGACCGAATCGATGCTGGCCAGCGCAGTGTCGTCGTTGGTGATCGTGCCAATGGCTTCGCCATCGCGAATGATCGCGTTGCCATCGATCTTGGTGATCGAGAGCTTGAAGGTCTCGTCTTTCTCGACGAGCGTGTCGCCGTTGAGCTTCACGGTAACGGTCTGCGACGTCGTGTCCTTAGCAATCGTCACCACCTGGTTCGTGAACGCCGTGTAATCAACACCTGCGAGCGCAGTGACGTCTTGCGTCGAAACTTCGAGTACTACGTCGGCCAGCGGATTGGACTTGTCGAGCGTGATCGTAAAGACCAGCAGCGTTTCGCCAGCGTTCCCTTCGAGAATCGCGACGTCGCCGATGCTCGCCGCTGGCAGGTCGTTGTCGTCATCGAGAATCGTGCCGACGACGGGATTTCCCGCCGTCACATTGCGGCCAGCGGCTTGCACGTTACTCAGCGCAGCCGTGAACGATTCATCGGGCTCGACCGTTGTATCGCCAACAATCGGCACGCTGATGGTCTGCGTCAGCGGCCCACCGGCGGTGAAGGTGATAATTTGATTGTTGGTCGCCGTGTAATCGTTGTTGGCCACCGTCGCGGTGCCATCAGCTGTATCGAAGACGACCGTCACGTTCACATCGACCGGATTGCTCAGCGTCGCCGTGAAGACCATGTTCGAAGTGCCGGCGTCACCTTCGTTTTGCGAGACCGGCGCGAGCGTGATCGTCGCCGAATCGTCGTTGGTGATCGTTCCGGTGATGGGACCGGCCGGAAGCGTGACGGTGAACGGCCCCGAATTCAAATTGCTGAGGAGGACGTTGAAGACTTCATCGAGTTCAACGGTATTGTCGCCGTTGATTGGCACTTCGAAATCGATCGGGCCGACGCTGTTGGCGGTGAAGGTAATCGTCTTGCTGGTCGCCGTGTAGTCGCTCCCCGCCGTGGCCGTGCCATCCTGCGTGTCGACTTGCAGCGAAACTTCGCCGGGTACCGGATTCGTCAGACCGATGCTGAACTTCAGATTCTTGGTGCCGGCGTTGCCTTCTTCGATCGAGACCGACGTGATCGTGATGGCCGATGTATCGTCATCGTCGATGGTGGCGAGAGCGCTGTTTGTTTCGATCGTCACGTTGCGCGCAGGTGCACCGGCAACCAAGCCATCGATCTGCACGACGAAAGACTCGTCCCCTTCGATGTTAGTGTCGCCAAGAATATTGACCGGAATCTTGATGGCGCTCGTGCTGCCCGCGTTGAACGTGATCGTGCCAGAGGTCGGGGTATAGTCGTTGCCCGCCACCGTCGCCGTGTCGTCTTTGGTTTGATAGTTGACCGACACCGGCACATCGACCGGCGCCGAGAGCGTGACGGTGAACTCCACCGGCGTGTTGCCGGCGTTCCCTTCCGCCGTCGAAGCTGGGCCCGTGATGACGATGATCGCCGAGTCGTCGTTGGTGATCGTGCCCGTGCCGACGTTCTCGACCGACAGTCCCACGCCGGCAGTTTCTGGCGTGCCGAGCGTGACCGTGAAGGTTTCATCGCGTTCGACCGTCAGATCACCCAGCACGGCAAACGCCGGAATCACTGCCGAGAGTTGCCCGGCAGGGATGGTAACTTTGCCAGCCTTCGTCAGCCCCGCATCAAAATCGGCGTCGGTAGTTTCGCCGTGGGCAAAGGTCCAGGGAATGACAACATCGGTGGCGGCTGCGGCGTCGAGCGTGACGGTGAAGCTGTAGTTCGTTGTCCCCGCGTTCCCTTCGGCTTGCGTCACATCTTCGGTGATGCTGGCCTGAATGCCATCGGTAACCGTGATCGTTTGCTG is drawn from Anatilimnocola floriformis and contains these coding sequences:
- a CDS encoding RNA polymerase sigma factor, coding for MSVASPSRKAVSDTAVQPATRPARSLEDAFALHQSELLGTLYYLVGNLEDARDALQEAFLKCWKHQDQVAGVQNLKAWIFRIALNTGRDLRETAWRRKRQGLPEDETSLAGNEQRPDEIVEHDERLQRLRGALGQLRDEEKEVFLLRQNGELTYEEIAETLAIPSGTVKTRMRLALTRLREVLGEG
- a CDS encoding Calx-beta domain-containing protein; the protein is MKFADRRSSSSRHRLPVAVAERERRQKLARRKLLLESLENRSLLATLALQVNLYADNGGVPGALIANDTVTAGQDFWVEIKAQDTSAVPSGLIDLSLDIGFSAANFEEIDNPFDPVNSPTIITADFPIFRDGTLDNTAGTIDELSGAALPNNGNGKEIGVAGFERFALLKFNAESAVVNSPLNITIGTGSAAFADGSSLDSATIEQQTITVTDGIQASITEDVTQAEGNAGTTNYSFTVTLDAAAATDVVIPWTFAHGETTDADFDAGLTKAGKVTIPAGQLSAVIPAFAVLGDLTVERDETFTVTLGTPETAGVGLSVENVGTGTITNDDSAIIVITGPASTAEGNAGNTPVEFTVTLSAPVDVPVSVNYQTKDDTATVAGNDYTPTSGTITFNAGSTSAIKIPVNILGDTNIEGDESFVVQIDGLVAGAPARNVTIETNSALATIDDDDTSAITITSVSIEEGNAGTKNLKFSIGLTNPVPGEVSLQVDTQDGTATAGSDYTATSKTITFTANSVGPIDFEVPINGDNTVELDEVFNVLLSNLNSGPFTVTLPAGPITGTITNDDSATITLAPVSQNEGDAGTSNMVFTATLSNPVDVNVTVVFDTADGTATVANNDYTATNNQIITFTAGGPLTQTISVPIVGDTTVEPDESFTAALSNVQAAGRNVTAGNPVVGTILDDDNDLPAASIGDVAILEGNAGETLLVFTITLDKSNPLADVVLEVSTQDVTALAGVDYTAFTNQVVTIAKDTTSQTVTVKLNGDTLVEKDETFKLSITKIDGNAIIRDGEAIGTITNDDTALASIDSVTQVEGNAGTTNFDFTVTIDHPAAFDVVIPWSFSHIDTNDADFGAALTKTGKVTIPAGSTSAKITPSFPVNGDTTLEKNETFSVTLGTPEQTEVTLAQSKVGTGTITNDDQVTVSINNVTDTEPANGNTKNFDFTVTLSAAAEVDVVVPWTFTNVTTVDADFGAGLTKSGKVTIPAGATSAQITGVFPVAGDLLTETNETFSVTLGTPETTGAVLNDASKVGTGTVLDASTAVVASIANKTLAEGNSGNTAFDFTVTLDKASPVDVVIPWTFANGTTANTDFSGLATTGKVTIAAGATTGKISFNVIGDTVLEGDETFTVTLGTPETPNASVNGNAKTATGTISNDDSVIVSINNVTDTEPTNGNTKNFDFTVTLSAAADIDVVVPWTFTNITTVDADFGAGLTKSGKVTIPAGSTSAKIAGAFPVAGDLLAENNETFTVTLGTPETSGAVLANAEKIGTGTIIDQAAAVVASITDKAQAEGNSGTTAFDFTVTLDKASPVDVVIPWTFANGTTANTDFSGLATTGKVTILAGATTGKISFNVVGDTVLEANENFTVTLGTPETANASVNANAKTGTGTINNDDQVTVTINSVNDVEPANGNTKNFDFTVTLSAAADIDVVVPWTFTNVTSSDADFGAGLTKSGKVTIPAGATSAKITGAFPVAGDLISETPETFTVTLAAPETTGAVLAAANTVGTGTINDVTTVVASIDSKTLNEGNSGTTNFDFTVTLDKVSSVDVVIPWTFTNVTTNDADFGAGLTKSGKVTIPAGQLSAKITPSFPVNGDTTLEANETFTVTLGTPETATAIVNDNAKVGTGTITNDDAVVVSITDKVQQTEGNSGTKNFDFTVSIDKAAGVDVVVPYTFANVTTSDADFSNLTKTGKVTIPAGQTSVKISPTFAVVGDTAFEADETFTVTLSTPETAGATLSATAKVGTGTIQNDDTITASINAVTKAEGNSGTTNFDFEVSIDQVSSVDVVIPWTFTNVTTADSDFAASLTKSGKVTIPAGQTKATIPSFLVNGDTLVELDETFTVTLGTPETAGVVLSSTAKIGTGTVQNDDTATASIKAVTQAEGNSGNTNFEFTVTIDKAAAVDVTIPWTFANVTTKDNDFSGTLTKSGNVTIPAGSTSVKIPAFLVLGDTTVEADETFTVTLGTPDRSSVVLSATEKIATGTVTNDDSATISIGNATVIEPSSGTKTITLPITMTQPADVDVTVTYTFTNGSTTDPDFGTLTKTGTVVIPAGKTSPDTPLSFNVASDAIDEPNETFTVTLSNPTFTGGGARNVTIPAASSVGTGTITEDPGTATLSGFAYVDGNNNGVKDAGEVGIPGVTITLTGTPTGGSAITLTAMSADDGSYSFTNLLSGTYAITETQPTTMFDGTDVVGTQGGTLANDKISAITLDAAEAGTGNNFGELGLLPQFVTKRLFLASTPAFAQTLRVINGRAAELAGNQTLADSIFNATVPSVVSAGNNANAAAAAANNNAAAAEFVADDSSSAGEDVAPLAATNTSAAGEAIEDDSPVVATQQQAAAANTSTSTAKTSTSKTSAAKSTTTKSTTSTSSAVKSTIASTLSKRTSTLQSLRSSSATPSTGATADAMQLAALDEVLSREKKWR